In Caballeronia sp. Lep1P3, a single genomic region encodes these proteins:
- a CDS encoding carbamoyltransferase C-terminal domain-containing protein — protein MYTLGINAVYHDSAAALVKDGVVIAAAEDERFTHVKHAKRPVPFSTWQLPFDAIDYCLKEAGIELADIDHIAYSYDPHLFSGMPKQAKATIALPFMPSEQVSGNPSESPWDPLFLSYIANARGQLLDGEPHHLKKRFASGGRAPHFDWHYVDHHLSHEASAFLAAPYEDTAVLTMDGRGEGVTTSLGQFVDGEYKRIKQVELPHSLGLLYEAVTDYLGFLHSSDEYKVMALASFGKPAYVDQFREIVKYRNDGSYTVDAPRLVERFGPRRERGGPLTQHHYDIAHSLQVVLEETALELTRWLHERTGLSHLAMAGGVALNCVMNARLRDRGPFEDIWVQPAAGDAGTALGAALWTDYQQRVKQGDRSRRWHMNHAYLGPRYEDDEIEQFLKWSKTPYRRLNDIAAETADILASNRVIGWYQGRTEFGPRALGARSILASPIDPSMQARLNEIKDREDFRPVAPVVMEEHAADWFVDARVAPFMLFVFDVREDMKSRIPAVTHIDGTARVQTVNRSQHPLYYDLLAAFKARTGVPVLVNTSFNTRGEPMVNSPRDALESFWTSPLDALVIGPFLIEKPGARA, from the coding sequence ATGTACACCCTCGGAATCAATGCGGTCTATCACGATAGCGCCGCTGCACTCGTCAAAGACGGCGTCGTGATCGCGGCGGCCGAAGACGAGCGTTTCACGCACGTCAAGCATGCCAAGCGTCCCGTGCCGTTCTCGACCTGGCAGCTTCCCTTCGATGCCATCGACTATTGCCTGAAGGAAGCAGGCATCGAACTCGCGGACATCGATCACATCGCGTACTCCTACGACCCGCATCTTTTCTCCGGCATGCCGAAGCAGGCGAAGGCGACCATCGCCCTGCCCTTCATGCCGTCGGAACAGGTGAGCGGGAACCCGTCGGAATCGCCGTGGGATCCGCTTTTTCTAAGCTATATCGCCAATGCACGCGGCCAGTTGCTCGACGGCGAGCCGCATCATCTGAAGAAGCGTTTCGCAAGCGGTGGCCGCGCGCCGCACTTCGACTGGCATTACGTCGATCATCATCTGTCGCATGAGGCAAGCGCCTTTCTCGCCGCGCCTTATGAAGACACCGCCGTACTCACGATGGACGGCCGCGGCGAAGGCGTGACCACGAGTCTCGGCCAGTTCGTCGACGGCGAGTACAAGCGCATCAAGCAAGTGGAACTGCCGCATTCGCTCGGGCTGCTCTACGAAGCCGTGACCGACTATCTCGGCTTTCTTCACTCGTCGGACGAGTACAAGGTCATGGCGCTCGCATCGTTCGGCAAGCCCGCGTATGTCGATCAATTCCGCGAGATCGTGAAGTATCGCAACGACGGCAGCTATACGGTGGATGCGCCGCGCCTCGTCGAACGCTTCGGTCCGCGACGCGAGCGTGGCGGTCCGCTCACGCAGCACCATTACGACATCGCGCATTCGCTGCAGGTCGTGCTCGAAGAGACCGCGCTCGAACTGACGCGTTGGCTGCATGAACGCACTGGGCTTTCTCATCTCGCGATGGCAGGCGGCGTGGCGCTCAATTGCGTCATGAATGCGCGTCTGCGCGATCGCGGCCCGTTCGAGGACATCTGGGTCCAACCGGCAGCGGGCGATGCGGGCACGGCGCTCGGCGCGGCCCTCTGGACCGACTATCAGCAACGCGTGAAGCAAGGCGATCGCAGCCGGCGCTGGCACATGAATCACGCATATCTCGGGCCGCGTTACGAGGACGACGAGATCGAGCAGTTCCTCAAGTGGTCGAAGACGCCGTATCGCAGGCTGAACGATATTGCTGCGGAAACCGCGGATATTCTCGCGTCCAATCGCGTGATCGGCTGGTATCAGGGACGCACGGAGTTCGGTCCGCGCGCGCTCGGCGCACGTTCGATTCTCGCTTCGCCGATCGATCCGTCGATGCAGGCGCGTCTCAACGAGATCAAGGACCGCGAGGACTTCCGCCCCGTCGCGCCCGTCGTGATGGAAGAGCATGCCGCCGACTGGTTCGTCGATGCGCGCGTCGCGCCGTTCATGCTGTTCGTCTTCGATGTGCGCGAGGATATGAAGTCGCGCATTCCGGCAGTCACGCATATCGACGGCACGGCGCGCGTGCAGACCGTGAACCGCTCGCAGCATCCGCTCTATTACGACCTGCTCGCTGCGTTCAAGGCGCGCACGGGCGTGCCGGTGCTCGTCAATACGTCGTTCAATACGCGCGGCGAGCCGATGGTCAACTCGCCTCGCGATGCGCTCGAATCGTTCTGGACGTCGCCGCTCGATGCGCTCGTGATCGGCCCGTTCCTCATCGAAAAGCCGGGAGCGCGTGCATGA